A window of Phycobacter azelaicus contains these coding sequences:
- a CDS encoding thiamine phosphate synthase, whose translation MERFYLIVGHVGRLELLVPQGVKLVQLRIKDQPEAEVRRQIARARDFCAVHGAQLVVNDHWQAALDLNCTFVHLGQEDMETADFAALRRAGVRYGLSTHDEAELDRALSHDPAYVALGPVYETLLKKMKWAPQGLDRVRRWKALVGDTPLVAIGGLTPERLPGVFAAGADSAAVVTDIQQAADPERRTREWIEACTS comes from the coding sequence ATGGAGCGCTTTTACCTGATCGTCGGCCATGTGGGCCGGTTGGAGCTTTTGGTGCCGCAGGGCGTGAAACTGGTCCAGCTGCGCATCAAGGACCAGCCCGAGGCAGAGGTGCGCCGCCAGATCGCCCGCGCGCGCGATTTCTGCGCGGTGCATGGCGCGCAGCTGGTCGTGAATGACCACTGGCAGGCGGCGCTGGATCTGAACTGCACCTTTGTGCACCTTGGCCAGGAGGATATGGAAACGGCCGATTTCGCCGCCCTGCGCCGAGCCGGGGTGCGCTATGGCCTATCCACCCATGACGAGGCAGAGCTGGACCGCGCCCTGTCCCATGATCCTGCCTATGTGGCGCTGGGACCCGTGTATGAGACCCTGCTGAAAAAGATGAAATGGGCACCGCAGGGGCTGGATCGGGTACGGCGCTGGAAGGCGCTTGTCGGCGACACGCCCCTTGTTGCCATCGGCGGGCTGACACCCGAGCGCCTGCCCGGTGTCTTTGCCGCAGGCGCTGACAGCGCCGCTGTGGTGACGGACATACAACAGGCCGCCGACCCCGAGCGGCGCACGCGCGAATGGATCGAGGCCTGCACCTCATGA
- a CDS encoding thiazole synthase — translation MRLYDCEVTSRLLIGTAQYPSPQVLMEAIRASASEIITVSLRRETTGGSGAAFWELLQDLGTRILPNTAGCHTVRDAVTTAHMAREVFGTPWIKLEVIGHNDTLQPDVFALVEAARILSEDGFQVFPYTTEDLVVGERLIEAGCEVLMPWGAPIGSGQGLLRRDGLRAMRAHFPDIPLIVDAGIGRPSDAAEAMELGMDAVLLNTAVAKAGDPVLMARAMAQAIAAGRAGFEAEPMERRDMGVPSTPVLGLAELI, via the coding sequence ATGCGGCTTTATGACTGCGAAGTCACTTCGCGCCTGTTGATTGGGACCGCGCAATACCCTTCCCCGCAGGTGCTGATGGAGGCGATCCGCGCAAGCGCCAGTGAGATCATCACCGTGTCCCTGCGGCGCGAAACGACGGGTGGCTCTGGCGCGGCCTTTTGGGAACTACTGCAAGACCTTGGCACCCGCATCCTTCCCAATACAGCCGGCTGCCACACGGTGCGTGACGCGGTCACCACCGCCCACATGGCGCGAGAGGTCTTTGGTACGCCCTGGATCAAGCTCGAAGTGATCGGCCACAACGATACGCTGCAACCGGACGTTTTTGCGCTGGTCGAAGCGGCCCGCATCCTCAGCGAGGACGGCTTTCAGGTCTTTCCCTATACCACCGAAGATCTGGTGGTAGGTGAGCGCTTGATCGAGGCGGGCTGCGAGGTGCTGATGCCCTGGGGCGCGCCGATCGGGTCCGGGCAAGGACTGCTGCGCCGGGACGGCCTTAGAGCCATGCGGGCGCATTTCCCGGACATACCGCTGATCGTCGATGCCGGTATCGGTCGGCCTTCGGACGCCGCAGAGGCGATGGAACTGGGCATGGACGCGGTCCTTTTGAACACCGCCGTGGCCAAGGCCGGCGATCCGGTATTGATGGCCCGTGCCATGGCGCAGGCAATTGCCGCCGGGCGCGCCGGTTTTGAAGCGGAACCGATGGAGCGGCGCGACATGGGGGTGCCTTCGACCCCGGTTCTGGGCCTTGCGGAATTGATATGA
- the thiS gene encoding sulfur carrier protein ThiS, which yields MQIIVNAEPREIHAATLDAALKELGFTSPAIATALNGQFVSRAKRVDTVLTAGDRLEVLSPMQGG from the coding sequence ATGCAGATCATCGTGAACGCCGAACCGCGTGAGATCCACGCCGCGACCCTCGACGCCGCACTGAAAGAGCTGGGCTTTACCAGCCCTGCAATCGCCACCGCGCTCAACGGGCAATTTGTTTCGCGCGCGAAACGTGTTGACACAGTATTAACGGCAGGGGACCGGCTCGAAGTACTCTCCCCCATGCAGGGAGGCTGA